A portion of the Streptomyces platensis genome contains these proteins:
- a CDS encoding HPr family phosphocarrier protein encodes MAETTVTIASPGGLRVRPASRIVQEAKGYVSDIRFLVDGKEASAKSLFSLQMLEMSHGKEIVIVANGHDEQTAVEAMAKLVESVVV; translated from the coding sequence ATGGCGGAGACGACCGTGACCATCGCTTCGCCGGGCGGCTTGCGGGTGCGCCCGGCGTCGCGGATCGTGCAGGAAGCAAAGGGCTACGTCTCGGACATCAGGTTCCTGGTCGACGGCAAGGAAGCCAGCGCGAAGAGCCTGTTCAGCCTACAGATGCTGGAGATGAGCCACGGCAAGGAAATCGTCATCGTCGCCAACGGGCACGATGAACAGACGGCCGTGGAGGCCATGGCGAAGCTCGTCGAGTCCGTCGTCGTGTAA
- a CDS encoding TetR family transcriptional regulator, with protein MVPTVFDLDADVESAVVAAVRDRAPGQSVLHALRDHMVHTRTAVRTDDPTFVLVESTPALRDYARRMWLRHEETLAATLAEAAGLAPDASAVTGLARFALEAPSIARASEDPPRTMRDLLALLEGGWATTPLARGGDRSGQGG; from the coding sequence ATGGTTCCAACGGTCTTCGACCTGGACGCGGACGTCGAGAGCGCCGTGGTCGCCGCCGTTCGCGACCGGGCCCCCGGCCAGTCCGTGCTGCATGCCCTGCGCGACCACATGGTGCACACCCGTACCGCAGTGCGGACCGACGACCCCACTTTCGTCCTCGTCGAATCCACCCCGGCGCTGCGGGATTACGCCCGGCGCATGTGGTTGCGCCACGAGGAGACGCTGGCCGCCACCCTCGCCGAAGCGGCCGGGCTCGCTCCGGACGCCTCCGCCGTCACCGGCCTGGCACGCTTCGCCCTGGAAGCCCCCAGCATCGCCCGAGCAAGCGAAGACCCGCCCCGGACCATGCGCGACTTGTTAGCCCTGCTGGAAGGTGGCTGGGCCACCACGCCCCTGGCGCGAGGGGGAGATCGCTCCGGTCAGGGCGGATGA
- the katG gene encoding catalase/peroxidase HPI, translating into MSENHDAIVTDPEPEEAGGCPVAHGRALHPTQGGGNRQWWPERLNLKILAKNPAVANPLGEEFDYAEAFRSLDLPAVKRDLAEVLTTSQDWWPADFGHYGPFIIRMAWHSAGTYRISDGRGGAGAGQQRFAPLNSWPDNANLDKARRLLWPVKKKYGQSLSWADLMILAGNVALETMGFQTFGFGGGREDVWEPEEDVYWGPETTWLDDQRYSGDRQLENPLGAVQMGLIYVNPEGPNGTPDPLAAARDIRETFRRMAMNDEETVALVAGGHTFGKTHGAGPAEHVGPDPEAASLEEQGLGWSNTYGTGKGADAITSGLEGIWTNTPTAWDNSFFEILFGYEWELFKSPAGAHQWRPKDGGGAGTVPDAHDSAKKHAPTMLTTDLALRTDPAYEQISRRFLANPDEFADAFARAWYKLTHRDMGPAVRYLGPEVPAETLLWQDPLPAVTHPLVGAEDIAALKGQVLASGLSVSQLVSTAWASASTFRGSDKRGGANGARIRLQPQNGWEVNDPDQLAAVLRTLEGIQQSFNGSHQGGAQISLADLIVLAGGAAVEQAAKSAGFDIEVPFTPGRTDASQDQTDVESFTALEPAADGFRNYVAKGNRLPAEHLLLDKANLLTLSAPEMTVLVGGLRVLGANHQQSSLGVFTTTPETLTNDFFVNLLDLNTTWKATSEDSHTFEGRDAATGAVKWTGTRADLVFGSNSELRALAEVYGSDDAREKFVHDFVAAWSKVMELDRFDLV; encoded by the coding sequence ATGTCTGAGAACCACGACGCCATCGTCACCGACCCCGAGCCCGAGGAGGCAGGCGGCTGCCCGGTCGCCCATGGCCGTGCGCTCCACCCGACCCAGGGCGGTGGCAACCGCCAGTGGTGGCCGGAGCGGCTCAATCTCAAGATCCTCGCCAAGAACCCCGCCGTGGCGAATCCGCTCGGCGAGGAGTTCGACTACGCGGAGGCGTTCCGGAGCCTTGACCTGCCGGCCGTGAAGCGGGACCTCGCCGAGGTGCTGACCACCTCCCAGGACTGGTGGCCGGCCGACTTCGGTCACTACGGCCCGTTCATCATCCGGATGGCCTGGCACAGCGCGGGCACCTACCGCATCAGCGACGGCCGCGGCGGCGCCGGAGCCGGCCAGCAGCGCTTCGCCCCGCTCAACAGCTGGCCGGACAACGCCAACCTCGACAAGGCCCGCCGTCTGCTGTGGCCGGTCAAGAAGAAGTACGGCCAGAGCCTGTCGTGGGCCGACCTGATGATCCTGGCCGGCAACGTCGCGCTGGAGACGATGGGCTTCCAGACCTTCGGTTTCGGCGGCGGCCGGGAGGATGTCTGGGAGCCGGAGGAGGACGTCTACTGGGGTCCCGAGACCACGTGGCTCGACGACCAGCGCTACAGCGGTGACCGGCAGCTGGAGAACCCGCTGGGTGCCGTGCAGATGGGTCTGATCTACGTCAACCCGGAGGGCCCGAACGGCACCCCCGACCCGCTCGCCGCGGCCCGCGACATCCGTGAGACGTTCCGCCGGATGGCGATGAATGACGAGGAAACCGTCGCGCTCGTCGCCGGTGGCCACACCTTCGGCAAGACGCACGGCGCAGGCCCCGCCGAGCACGTCGGTCCCGACCCGGAGGCCGCCTCGCTCGAAGAGCAGGGCCTGGGCTGGTCGAACACCTACGGCACCGGCAAGGGCGCCGACGCCATCACCAGCGGCCTCGAAGGCATCTGGACGAACACCCCGACAGCCTGGGACAACAGCTTCTTCGAGATCCTCTTCGGCTACGAATGGGAACTGTTCAAGAGCCCGGCGGGCGCGCACCAGTGGCGGCCCAAGGACGGCGGCGGAGCCGGTACCGTCCCCGACGCCCACGACTCCGCCAAGAAGCACGCCCCCACGATGCTGACCACCGACCTCGCGCTGCGGACCGACCCGGCCTACGAGCAGATCTCGCGCCGCTTCCTGGCGAACCCGGATGAGTTCGCCGACGCCTTCGCCCGCGCCTGGTACAAGCTCACCCACCGCGACATGGGCCCGGCCGTCCGTTACCTCGGTCCCGAGGTCCCCGCCGAGACACTGCTGTGGCAGGACCCGCTGCCCGCCGTGACGCACCCCCTCGTCGGCGCCGAGGACATCGCCGCCCTCAAGGGCCAGGTCCTCGCCTCGGGTCTGTCGGTGTCCCAGCTGGTGTCCACCGCCTGGGCGTCGGCCTCGACGTTCCGCGGCAGTGACAAGCGCGGCGGCGCCAACGGTGCGCGCATCCGTCTCCAGCCGCAGAACGGGTGGGAGGTCAACGACCCCGATCAGCTGGCCGCGGTCCTGCGCACCCTGGAAGGCATCCAGCAGTCCTTCAACGGCTCCCACCAGGGCGGCGCCCAGATTTCCCTCGCCGACCTGATCGTGCTCGCGGGCGGCGCGGCCGTCGAGCAGGCCGCCAAGAGCGCCGGTTTCGATATCGAGGTCCCCTTCACCCCGGGCCGCACCGACGCCTCCCAGGACCAGACCGATGTGGAGTCCTTCACGGCTCTGGAGCCCGCCGCTGACGGCTTCCGGAACTACGTCGCCAAGGGCAACCGCCTGCCCGCCGAACACCTCCTGCTCGACAAGGCCAATCTGCTGACCCTCAGCGCGCCCGAGATGACCGTTCTCGTCGGCGGTCTGCGCGTCCTGGGCGCCAACCACCAGCAGTCCTCGCTCGGCGTCTTCACCACCACCCCCGAGACCCTGACCAACGACTTCTTCGTCAACCTGCTCGATCTGAACACGACGTGGAAGGCGACCTCCGAGGACTCCCACACCTTCGAAGGCCGCGACGCCGCCACCGGCGCGGTCAAGTGGACCGGCACCCGCGCCGACCTCGTCTTCGGCTCCAACTCCGAACTCCGCGCCCTCGCCGAGGTCTACGGCAGCGATGACGCCAGGGAGAAGTTCGTGCACGACTTCGTCGCGGCATGGAGCAAGGTGATGGAGCTGGACCGCTTCGACCTCGTCTGA
- a CDS encoding ATP-binding cassette domain-containing protein: protein MSMAPRTDAQSPAAHVADRHDLIRVHGARVNNLRDVSIEIPKRRLTVFTGVSGSGKSSLVFHTIAAESQRLINETYSAFVQGFMPTLARPEVDVLEGLTTAIIVDQQRMGADPRSTVGTATDANAMLRILFSRLGKPHIGPPSAYAFNVPSVRASGAITVERGAKKTVKATFSRTGGMCVRCEGRGTVSDIDLTQLYDDSKSIAEGAFTIPGWKSDSFWTVRVYAESGLLDPDKPIRKFTKKEMQDFLYREPTKVKVEGVNLTYEGLIPKIQKSMLSKDKEAMQPHIRAFVERAVTFATCPECEGTRLSEGARSSKIKRISIADACAMEIRDLAAWVGGLSEPSVAPLLTSLHQTLESFVEIGLGYLSLDRAAGTLSGGEAQRVKMIRHLGSSLTDTTYVFDEPTAGLHPHDIQRMNDLLLRLRDKGNTVLVVEHKPQTIAIADHVVDLGPGAGTAGGTVCFEGTVEGLRAGGTITGRHLDDRAGLKETVRTPTGMLEIRGATTHNLRNVDVDVPLGVLCVVTGVAGSGKSSLLHGSLPSSAGVVSVDQAPIRGSRRSNPATYTGVLDPIRKAFAKVNGVKPGRFSANSEGACPTCNGAGVIYTDLAMMAGVATTCEDCEGKRYQAAVLEYRLGGRDISEVLAMSVAEAEEFFGAGEAGTPAAHRILKRLDDVGLGYLNLGQPLTTLSGGERQRLKLATHMAEKGGVYVLDEPTAGLHLADVEQLLGLLDRLVDSGKSVLVIEHHQAVMAHADWIIDLGPGAGHDGGHIVFEGTPTDLVAARSTLTGEHLAAYVGS from the coding sequence ATGAGCATGGCCCCGAGGACGGACGCGCAGTCGCCTGCGGCCCACGTCGCCGACCGCCACGATCTGATCCGCGTGCACGGCGCGCGGGTGAACAACCTCAGGGACGTCAGCATCGAGATCCCGAAGCGCCGGCTGACGGTGTTCACCGGCGTCTCCGGCTCGGGCAAGAGCTCGCTGGTGTTCCACACCATCGCCGCGGAGTCGCAGCGGCTGATCAACGAGACCTACAGCGCGTTCGTGCAGGGCTTCATGCCGACGCTGGCGCGGCCGGAGGTCGACGTCCTCGAAGGGCTGACCACGGCGATCATCGTCGACCAGCAGCGGATGGGGGCCGACCCCCGTTCCACGGTCGGCACCGCCACCGATGCCAACGCCATGCTGCGCATCCTCTTCAGCCGGCTCGGAAAGCCGCACATCGGCCCGCCCAGCGCCTACGCCTTCAACGTCCCCTCGGTCCGGGCGAGCGGTGCGATCACCGTCGAGCGCGGCGCGAAGAAGACGGTGAAAGCGACCTTCTCCCGCACCGGTGGCATGTGTGTGCGGTGCGAGGGCCGGGGCACGGTCTCCGACATCGATCTGACCCAGCTCTACGACGACTCCAAGTCGATCGCCGAGGGCGCGTTCACCATCCCCGGCTGGAAGTCCGACAGCTTCTGGACCGTGCGGGTCTACGCCGAGTCGGGTCTCCTCGACCCGGACAAGCCGATCCGCAAGTTCACCAAGAAGGAGATGCAGGACTTCCTCTACCGGGAGCCGACCAAGGTGAAGGTCGAGGGGGTGAACCTCACCTACGAGGGACTGATCCCCAAGATCCAGAAGTCGATGCTGTCCAAGGACAAGGAGGCGATGCAGCCGCACATCCGGGCGTTCGTGGAGCGGGCGGTCACCTTCGCCACCTGCCCCGAGTGCGAGGGCACCCGGCTCAGCGAGGGGGCGCGGTCGTCGAAGATCAAGCGGATCAGCATCGCGGACGCCTGCGCAATGGAGATCAGGGACCTGGCCGCATGGGTCGGCGGCCTTTCCGAGCCGTCGGTGGCACCGCTGCTCACATCGCTGCACCAGACCCTGGAGTCGTTCGTCGAGATCGGCCTCGGCTATCTCTCGCTCGACCGGGCGGCGGGCACGCTCTCCGGCGGCGAGGCGCAGCGCGTCAAGATGATCCGCCACCTCGGCTCCTCGCTCACCGACACCACCTATGTCTTCGACGAGCCCACCGCGGGCCTGCACCCCCATGACATCCAGCGGATGAACGACCTGCTGCTGCGACTGCGGGACAAGGGCAACACGGTGCTCGTCGTGGAGCACAAACCGCAGACGATCGCGATCGCGGACCATGTCGTCGACCTCGGCCCCGGTGCCGGTACGGCGGGCGGCACCGTCTGCTTCGAGGGCACCGTCGAGGGGCTGCGGGCCGGCGGCACCATCACCGGCCGCCATCTCGACGACCGGGCGGGCCTCAAGGAGACGGTGCGGACGCCCACCGGCATGCTGGAGATCCGCGGCGCGACGACGCACAATCTGCGCAATGTCGACGTCGACGTCCCGCTCGGGGTGCTCTGCGTGGTCACCGGTGTGGCGGGCTCCGGCAAGAGCTCGCTGCTCCACGGCTCCCTCCCGTCCTCGGCAGGGGTGGTGTCGGTGGACCAGGCTCCGATCCGTGGCTCGCGGCGGAGCAACCCGGCGACGTACACCGGGGTCCTCGACCCGATCCGCAAGGCGTTCGCCAAGGTCAACGGTGTGAAGCCGGGACGTTTCAGCGCCAACTCCGAGGGCGCCTGCCCCACCTGCAACGGCGCCGGCGTCATCTACACCGACCTGGCGATGATGGCCGGTGTCGCCACCACCTGCGAGGACTGCGAGGGGAAGCGGTATCAGGCAGCGGTGCTGGAGTACCGTCTGGGCGGCCGCGACATCAGCGAGGTGCTGGCGATGTCGGTGGCCGAGGCCGAGGAGTTCTTCGGTGCCGGCGAGGCGGGCACACCGGCGGCCCACCGGATCCTGAAGCGGCTCGACGACGTCGGGCTCGGCTACCTCAACCTTGGCCAGCCGCTCACCACGCTGTCCGGCGGCGAGCGGCAGCGGCTCAAGCTGGCCACCCACATGGCCGAGAAGGGCGGCGTCTACGTGCTCGATGAGCCGACCGCCGGCCTGCATCTCGCCGACGTCGAGCAGCTGCTCGGTCTGCTCGACCGGCTCGTCGACTCCGGCAAGTCGGTCCTCGTCATCGAGCACCACCAGGCGGTCATGGCGCACGCCGACTGGATCATCGACCTCGGCCCCGGCGCCGGCCACGACGGCGGCCACATCGTCTTCGAGGGCACCCCCACCGACCTCGTCGCCGCCCGCTCCACCCTCACCGGCGAGCACCTCGCGGCCTACGTCGGCAGCTGA
- a CDS encoding NUDIX hydrolase has protein sequence MPSVNLRHSVRAIILDEHDCILLCRFAIPEPAGTVVWAAPGGGIEPGETPLAALRRELQEEVGLAIRTAPPHVWHQEVVAPGHAAGYDGVINDYFLVRTAGFDPRGALSDDELAAENISGLKWWHPREVACYGGPDLFSPRDLATPLTALITSGVPAEPVRLGL, from the coding sequence ATGCCGTCCGTGAACCTGCGTCATTCAGTCCGCGCGATCATCCTCGACGAGCACGACTGCATCCTTCTCTGCCGGTTCGCGATTCCAGAGCCAGCGGGAACAGTGGTGTGGGCAGCTCCCGGCGGAGGGATCGAGCCGGGCGAGACACCACTTGCCGCGCTGCGCCGTGAACTGCAGGAAGAGGTGGGCCTTGCCATCAGGACCGCTCCGCCGCACGTCTGGCACCAGGAAGTCGTGGCCCCTGGACACGCCGCGGGCTACGACGGCGTCATTAACGACTACTTCCTCGTGCGCACTGCCGGTTTCGATCCGCGCGGGGCTCTGTCCGACGACGAGCTCGCCGCGGAGAACATCAGCGGTCTGAAGTGGTGGCACCCGCGTGAAGTCGCCTGTTATGGCGGTCCCGACCTGTTCTCCCCCCGCGACCTTGCGACTCCTTTGACGGCATTGATCACCTCCGGTGTTCCAGCAGAGCCGGTGCGGCTCGGCCTCTGA
- a CDS encoding GNAT family N-acetyltransferase — translation MITRREDGYEVATDPGRLDIDLVHHWLSTDAFWAMGRSRETVEQSIRGSLNFGLYDAGGAQVAYARVVTDLATFAWLCDVYVAPTHRGKGLGTWLAAAVRDHLAPYQLKRTLLATLDAHDVYAKVGFVTVPDPEHLMIMKPAH, via the coding sequence ATGATCACTCGCAGGGAAGACGGCTACGAGGTCGCCACCGACCCGGGCCGGCTCGACATCGACCTGGTGCACCACTGGCTTTCGACCGACGCGTTCTGGGCCATGGGCCGCAGCCGCGAAACGGTCGAACAGTCCATCCGCGGGTCTCTCAACTTCGGCCTCTACGACGCCGGCGGCGCCCAGGTCGCCTACGCACGTGTCGTCACGGACCTGGCGACGTTCGCCTGGCTCTGTGATGTCTACGTCGCTCCCACGCACCGCGGCAAAGGCCTCGGCACCTGGCTCGCTGCCGCGGTCCGTGACCACCTGGCTCCCTACCAGCTCAAGCGGACACTGCTGGCCACCCTCGATGCCCACGACGTCTACGCCAAGGTCGGCTTCGTCACGGTCCCTGACCCCGAGCACTTGATGATCATGAAGCCTGCGCACTGA
- a CDS encoding Fur family transcriptional regulator: protein MSDLLDRLRGRGWRMTAQRRVVAEVLDGEHIHLTADEVLARATARLPEISRATVYNTLGELVSLGEVVEVATDARAKRYDPNAHRPHQHLLCSTCGTIRDVHPTDDPLSALPTHERFGFTVLAAEVTYRGLCPECAAGA, encoded by the coding sequence ATGAGTGACCTGCTGGACCGGCTCCGCGGACGCGGCTGGCGGATGACCGCCCAGCGCCGGGTGGTCGCCGAGGTACTCGACGGCGAGCACATCCACCTCACCGCGGACGAAGTGCTCGCACGCGCCACCGCACGACTGCCGGAAATCTCTCGCGCGACCGTCTACAACACCCTCGGCGAACTGGTCTCCCTCGGCGAAGTGGTCGAGGTCGCCACCGACGCCCGCGCCAAGCGCTACGACCCGAACGCCCACCGCCCCCACCAGCACCTGCTCTGCTCCACCTGCGGCACCATCCGGGACGTCCACCCCACCGACGACCCCCTCTCCGCCCTCCCTACCCACGAACGCTTCGGCTTCACCGTCCTGGCCGCCGAGGTGACTTACCGGGGGTTGTGCCCTGAGTGCGCCGCCGGGGCGTGA
- a CDS encoding FAD-dependent monooxygenase — protein sequence MTPLPHGTARLHHHDHTTEDFDLVIGADGAWSRVRPALSHGQPCYAGVTMVEAHFDDVDHRHPGIAHLVGRGTMSAKAGGRSLVMQRNSNGHLRVYVTFRGPQDWHAGLDLADTEAVRARLLTRYQGWHESLLDVLRDSEGGFINRPMFVLPVPHSWQRVPGITLLGDAAHLMPPVGVGANLALLDGADLARAVIEQPIPDEALDAYESVMLPRALDHAKTAQQMLATLMPDSDSDTDDAAFPDALWPAVALPDSSATHTS from the coding sequence GTGACCCCGCTCCCCCACGGCACCGCACGCCTGCACCACCACGACCACACCACCGAGGACTTCGACCTGGTCATCGGCGCCGACGGTGCCTGGTCCCGGGTGCGCCCGGCACTCTCCCACGGCCAACCCTGCTACGCCGGTGTCACGATGGTGGAAGCCCACTTCGACGACGTCGACCACCGTCACCCCGGCATCGCCCACCTGGTCGGCCGCGGCACCATGTCGGCTAAGGCAGGCGGTCGGAGCTTGGTGATGCAGCGCAACAGCAACGGACATCTTCGCGTTTACGTCACCTTCCGCGGCCCCCAGGACTGGCATGCCGGCCTCGACCTCGCAGACACCGAAGCAGTACGCGCCCGCCTTCTCACCCGGTACCAGGGCTGGCACGAGAGCCTGCTGGACGTCCTGCGCGACAGCGAAGGGGGTTTCATCAACCGGCCGATGTTCGTCCTGCCCGTCCCCCACTCCTGGCAGCGCGTCCCCGGCATCACCCTGCTCGGCGACGCCGCCCACCTGATGCCGCCCGTCGGCGTCGGTGCCAACCTCGCCCTGCTCGACGGCGCCGACCTCGCCCGAGCGGTCATCGAGCAACCCATCCCCGACGAAGCCCTCGACGCCTACGAAAGCGTCATGCTGCCCCGCGCCCTCGACCACGCGAAGACCGCCCAGCAGATGCTCGCCACCCTCATGCCCGACAGCGACTCCGACACCGACGACGCCGCATTCCCCGACGCCCTCTGGCCTGCCGTCGCCCTCCCCGACTCCTCCGCCACGCACACCAGCTGA
- a CDS encoding VOC family protein, with product MDITIHASFLPHNDPDAALAFYRDTLGFEVRNDVGYQGMRWITVGPADQPGTSIVLTPPAADPGVTDEERRTITEMMAKGTYGAILLATPDLDDTFTRLQAGDTEIVQEPTQQPYGIRDCAVRDPAGNLIRIQERPDAG from the coding sequence ATGGACATCACCATTCACGCAAGCTTCCTCCCGCACAACGACCCGGACGCCGCACTCGCCTTCTACCGCGACACCCTCGGCTTCGAGGTCCGCAACGATGTCGGCTATCAGGGAATGCGCTGGATCACCGTCGGCCCCGCCGACCAGCCCGGCACCTCCATCGTCCTGACACCGCCGGCCGCCGATCCCGGCGTCACCGACGAGGAGCGCCGCACGATCACCGAGATGATGGCCAAGGGCACCTACGGCGCCATCCTTCTGGCCACCCCCGACCTCGACGACACCTTCACACGACTGCAAGCCGGCGACACCGAGATCGTCCAGGAACCCACCCAGCAGCCCTACGGCATCCGCGACTGCGCCGTCCGCGACCCCGCGGGCAACCTCATCCGTATCCAGGAGCGGCCCGACGCCGGCTAG
- a CDS encoding helix-turn-helix transcriptional regulator: MTSKADPAQHLRDLARLRRVRDRIDREYAQPLDVEALARGVNMSAGHLSRQFKRAYGESPYGYLMTRRIERAMALLRRGDLSVTDVCFTVGCSSLGTFSSRFTELVGVPPSVYRRQAAQATAGMPSCVAKQITRPIRNREAPAPPRL, from the coding sequence GTGACCAGCAAAGCCGACCCGGCGCAGCATCTGCGCGATCTCGCGCGGCTGCGCCGTGTGCGGGACCGGATCGACCGTGAGTACGCGCAGCCGCTCGACGTCGAGGCCCTTGCGCGCGGTGTGAACATGTCAGCCGGACACCTCAGCCGCCAGTTCAAGCGCGCCTACGGCGAGTCGCCCTACGGCTACCTGATGACGCGCCGCATCGAACGTGCGATGGCGCTGCTGCGACGCGGCGACCTGAGCGTCACCGATGTCTGCTTCACCGTCGGCTGCTCATCGCTGGGCACCTTCAGCAGCCGCTTCACCGAACTGGTCGGCGTGCCGCCCAGCGTCTACCGGCGCCAGGCCGCGCAGGCCACCGCGGGCATGCCGTCGTGTGTGGCGAAGCAGATCACCAGACCGATCAGGAATCGAGAAGCGCCGGCCCCGCCCCGGCTCTAG
- a CDS encoding transposase, with protein sequence MEAMGRDRAARLQGNLRDCQRLHQEKAHVTATGDGKATVAPNGLQGILSRPETLTEIEQLRLKMVLAQCPELEALTGHVRSFATMLTERQGERLPQRLDAVRQDDLPSLHTLAAGIDRDRQAVIAGLTLPWNSGVVEGHVNRIKMLKRQMFGRSGFALLRKRALLAP encoded by the coding sequence ATGGAAGCTATGGGAAGAGATCGTGCCGCTCGGCTACAAGGGAACCTACGGGATTGTCAACGCCTACATCAGGAAAAAGCGCACGTCACCGCAACCGGTGACGGCAAAGCCACCGTCGCCCCGAACGGTCTCCAAGGGATCCTCAGCCGCCCCGAAACCCTCACCGAAATCGAGCAGTTGCGGCTCAAGATGGTCCTTGCTCAGTGCCCCGAACTGGAGGCCCTCACCGGACACGTCCGATCCTTCGCGACCATGCTCACCGAGCGCCAGGGCGAACGACTCCCGCAGAGGCTCGACGCCGTCCGGCAAGACGACCTTCCCAGTCTCCACACCCTCGCCGCAGGCATCGACCGCGACCGTCAAGCCGTCATCGCCGGCCTCACGCTTCCCTGGAACTCGGGTGTCGTCGAAGGTCACGTCAACCGGATCAAGATGCTCAAACGCCAGATGTTCGGCCGGTCCGGCTTCGCCCTCCTCCGAAAGCGAGCCCTGCTCGCGCCATGA
- a CDS encoding transposase family protein: MEDVVLRLEQLLFPSIADVAVVSVDVNNETVRIEACCTAVGAVCPACGVRSSRVHGSYLRFPADSPSAGRRVVLCLRVRRSTCGNPSCDRRAFVEQVSG; encoded by the coding sequence GTGGAAGATGTGGTGCTCCGGCTGGAGCAGCTGTTGTTCCCGTCGATCGCGGATGTCGCGGTGGTGTCGGTAGACGTGAACAACGAGACGGTACGTATTGAAGCCTGCTGCACGGCTGTCGGGGCCGTATGCCCGGCCTGCGGCGTCCGGTCGAGCCGGGTGCACGGCTCCTACCTGCGGTTTCCCGCTGATTCACCCAGCGCGGGAAGACGGGTGGTGCTGTGTTTGAGGGTCCGCCGATCCACGTGCGGGAACCCCTCGTGCGATCGGCGGGCCTTCGTCGAGCAGGTGTCGGGCTGA
- a CDS encoding GNAT family N-acetyltransferase → MGDLVTARLVLHPMTVSEAEQVVAGELDGSARWVPGYPTDGDVTAARRFLDTCANTGNPQPFGNYEIRRRDNGQAIGGLGFHGPADENGSVTIGYGLIQSARGKGYASEALRALLLFAQAHGVTCVKGDADHDNLASQHVMTAAGMRPAAEDERVKYFEVTWTGTTANTDPHS, encoded by the coding sequence ATGGGCGATCTTGTGACAGCGCGGCTCGTGCTTCATCCGATGACCGTCAGCGAAGCTGAGCAAGTGGTGGCGGGCGAGCTGGACGGCAGTGCCCGATGGGTGCCCGGATATCCCACCGATGGGGACGTGACCGCCGCCAGGCGCTTCCTGGACACCTGCGCGAACACCGGTAATCCCCAGCCGTTCGGCAACTATGAGATCCGTCGCCGCGACAACGGCCAGGCCATCGGTGGCCTGGGCTTCCACGGACCTGCGGACGAGAACGGCAGCGTCACGATCGGCTACGGCCTCATCCAGTCAGCGCGAGGCAAGGGATACGCCTCCGAGGCCCTCCGCGCCCTGCTGCTGTTCGCGCAGGCACACGGCGTCACCTGCGTGAAAGGCGACGCTGACCACGACAACCTCGCCTCCCAGCACGTCATGACGGCAGCGGGCATGCGGCCGGCCGCAGAAGACGAACGCGTCAAGTACTTCGAGGTCACCTGGACCGGAACGACGGCGAATACGGACCCACATTCCTAG